A section of the Triticum dicoccoides isolate Atlit2015 ecotype Zavitan chromosome 7A, WEW_v2.0, whole genome shotgun sequence genome encodes:
- the LOC119333508 gene encoding vegetative cell wall protein gp1-like: protein MRLSPHPRRQSSSSSGSTASQPPLHLAFPTGPIHPSHPNPHEDPSRHRPQPLLLATRAARAQQPLGHQTPLPPGSRPPPLLPCAFRHHEPPASSNARNHGARSHGRASRRPPPWLAAAPSPPFAPGQPGDGRTRPPASIPVSRSSRSSHASPILGPPCCLVTGALQEHQLAPPSSAMGFRRPDPTPWRPTPPPNLLPPPQVPRSTVRSPPPCCPRCHRAYASSASRTTAAPSPARTSRSVDRASASRSPGPARLPSPLCSWPSNRPKPPCRPPSSSEWAEAHGEASCAPSFFPLLGQPLIRPIYVFLQICDFPNYPGNCSFVV, encoded by the exons ATGAGATT atcccCTCACCCCCGCCGCcagtcctcttcttcctcgggaTCCACCGCGAGCCAACCACCTCTCCACCTCGCTTTCCCCACCGGACCAATCCATCCCAGCCATCCCAATCCCCACGAAGATCCTTCTCGCCACCGCCCGCAGCCTCTCCTCCTTGCTACGCGGGCTGCACGAGCACAACAGCCGCTCGGGCACCAGACCCCTCTCCCGCCCGGATCGAGGCCGCCGCCGCTCCTCCCGTGCGCCTTCCGCCACCATGAGCCGCCGGCGAGCAGCAACGCCAG GAACCATGGAGCCCGAAGCCATGGCCGCGCCTCCCGTCGACCTCCGCCATGGTTGGCCGCAGCTCCCTCGCCGCCGTTTGCACCAGGCCAGCCGGGAGACGGACGAACCCGTCCTCCCGCGTCCATCCCCGTGTCCCGCTCGTCCCGGAGCTCCCATGCTTCGCCAATTCTGGGGCCGCCGTGTTGCCTCGTCACCGGAGCCCTGCAGGAGCACCAGCTGGCGCCACCATCATCGGCGATGGGCTTCCGCCGGCCGGATCCGACGCCCTGGAGACCCACGCCCCCGCCGAACCTCCTTCCTCCGCCCCAAGTCCCTCGATCCACCGTTCGGAGCCCACCTCCTTGCTGTCCCCGGTGCCATCGCGCATATGCTTCCTCTGCTTCAAGGACGACCGCAGCGCCAAGTCCCGCTCGAACCAGCCGCTCCGTTGACCGCGCCTCTGCCTCCAGATCACCCGGCCCAGCGCGCCTCCCAAGCCCACTATGTAGCTGGCCCAGCAACCGACCCAAGCCGCCCTGccgccctccctcctcctccgaatgggccgaggcccatggcgagGCCAGCTGCGCGCCCTCCTTTTTTCCACTGTTGGGCCAGCCTCTGATTCGGCCCATATATGTTTTTTTACAGATCTGCGATTTTCCTAATTATCCAGGGAATTGTAGTTTTGtagtttag